One window from the genome of Streptococcus halotolerans encodes:
- a CDS encoding TetR/AcrR family transcriptional regulator: MDKRVIKTKKAIKDAFVRLRQDKPIEKIYVENLCREALINKSTFYRYYTDIYDLVAQLQEEALEPIRQFLLENPIQEEDMATFLDDIQTTIRQVYSENRALFTNQDETLEKTFQLYQETISEQLPETVQLRLSFAVGGAYAILKNNHYRLTKEQEDVLYNLFKRIFAD, encoded by the coding sequence ATGGATAAGCGAGTCATCAAAACAAAAAAGGCTATCAAAGATGCTTTTGTCCGATTGCGACAAGATAAGCCTATTGAAAAGATTTATGTGGAAAACTTGTGTCGGGAAGCACTCATCAATAAATCTACTTTTTATCGATATTACACCGATATTTATGATCTTGTGGCACAATTACAAGAAGAAGCTCTAGAGCCCATTCGTCAGTTTCTTTTGGAAAATCCTATTCAAGAAGAGGATATGGCAACTTTTTTGGATGACATTCAAACGACAATTCGTCAGGTTTACAGTGAGAATAGAGCTTTGTTTACCAACCAAGACGAGACCTTAGAAAAAACCTTTCAACTCTATCAAGAGACCATTTCAGAGCAACTACCAGAGACTGTTCAGTTAAGACTTTCTTTTGCGGTAGGAGGAGCCTATGCAATCTTGAAAAACAATCATTACAGATTGACCAAGGAACAAGAAGATGTCTTGTATAACCTCTTTAAACGTATTTTTGCCGATTAA
- a CDS encoding SDR family oxidoreductase, which produces MTDWLNITGKTVIVTGGSSGIGKAIVDELLDLGVNVANFDISDNEETHPNLLFQKVDITSRQQVEAATEEVVKQFGTVDALVNNAGINIPRLLIDPKDPHGRYELDESTFDKITTINQKGLYLVSQAVGRILVAKKDGVIINMASEAGLEGSEGQSAYAATKAAVYSYTRSWAKELGKHNVRVVGIAPGIMEATGLRTLAYEEALGYTRGKSVDDIRAGYASTSTTPLGRSGKLSEVADLVAYYISDRASYITGVTTNIAGGKTRG; this is translated from the coding sequence ATGACTGATTGGTTAAATATTACTGGAAAAACAGTTATTGTTACAGGTGGTTCATCTGGTATCGGAAAAGCTATTGTTGACGAACTACTTGATTTAGGCGTCAATGTTGCTAACTTTGATATTTCTGATAACGAGGAAACACATCCTAATCTACTCTTTCAAAAAGTTGATATCACTTCTCGCCAGCAAGTAGAAGCAGCTACAGAGGAGGTTGTTAAACAGTTTGGAACAGTCGATGCACTTGTTAATAATGCAGGCATTAACATTCCTCGACTACTCATTGATCCTAAAGACCCTCACGGTAGATACGAATTAGATGAATCAACCTTTGACAAAATAACAACTATTAATCAAAAAGGGCTCTACCTGGTCAGTCAAGCTGTGGGGCGCATATTAGTAGCGAAAAAAGATGGTGTTATTATCAATATGGCATCTGAGGCAGGGCTAGAAGGTTCCGAAGGACAAAGTGCTTATGCTGCCACTAAGGCTGCTGTTTATAGTTATACACGGTCCTGGGCTAAAGAACTGGGTAAACACAATGTTCGTGTCGTTGGGATTGCGCCAGGGATCATGGAAGCCACTGGACTTCGTACATTGGCCTATGAAGAAGCTCTTGGTTATACTAGAGGTAAGAGTGTAGACGATATTCGTGCAGGTTATGCCTCTACCAGTACTACTCCCCTTGGACGTAGCGGAAAATTAAGTGAAGTTGCTGATCTCGTAGCTTATTACATATCTGATAGAGCCAGTTATATCACAGGTGTGACTACGAATATAGCAGGTGGTAAAACCCGCGGTTAA
- a CDS encoding glucose-6-phosphate isomerase, producing the protein MTHIQFDYSKVLDQFVAPHELDYMQASVTAADSMLRQGTGPGSDFLGWLDLPENYDKEEFARIQEAAKKIQSDSEVLVVIGIGGSYLGAKAAIDFLNNHFANLQTAEERKAPQILYAGNSISSTYLADLVEYVQDKEFSVNVISKSGTTTEPAIAFRVFKELLVKKYGQEEANKRIYATTDKVKGAVKVEADANNWETYVVPDNVGGRFSVLTAVGLLPIAAAGADITALMEGANTARKELSSDKISENIAYQYAAVRNVLYRKGYVTEILANYEPSLQYFGEWWKQLAGESEGKDQKGIYPTSANFSTDLHSLGQFIQEGYRNLFETVIRVDKPRKNVLIPEMAEDLDGLGYLQGKDVDFVNKKATDGVLLAHTDGGVPNMFVTLPEQNEFTLGYAIYFFELAIGLSGYLNSVNPFDQPGVEAYKKNMFALLGKPGFEDLGAELNARL; encoded by the coding sequence ATGACACACATTCAATTTGATTATTCAAAAGTTCTCGATCAATTTGTTGCACCGCATGAACTTGACTACATGCAAGCATCAGTAACAGCAGCAGACAGCATGCTTCGTCAAGGCACTGGACCTGGATCAGATTTTCTAGGATGGCTTGATCTTCCAGAAAACTACGACAAGGAAGAATTTGCCCGTATCCAAGAAGCTGCTAAAAAAATCCAATCTGACAGTGAAGTGCTTGTTGTTATCGGTATCGGTGGTTCTTACCTCGGCGCTAAAGCTGCCATTGATTTCTTAAACAACCACTTTGCTAACTTGCAAACGGCAGAAGAACGCAAAGCTCCTCAAATTCTTTACGCAGGTAATTCTATCTCATCAACCTACCTAGCTGATTTAGTAGAATATGTTCAAGATAAAGAATTCTCAGTCAACGTAATTTCAAAATCAGGAACAACAACTGAGCCTGCTATCGCTTTCCGTGTCTTCAAAGAGCTTTTGGTTAAAAAATATGGCCAAGAAGAAGCTAACAAACGTATCTATGCAACAACTGATAAAGTTAAAGGGGCTGTTAAAGTCGAAGCTGACGCTAACAACTGGGAAACTTATGTTGTTCCAGATAATGTTGGGGGACGTTTCTCAGTCCTTACAGCGGTAGGACTTCTTCCAATTGCAGCTGCTGGTGCTGACATCACTGCCCTCATGGAAGGTGCTAACACTGCACGCAAAGAATTGTCTTCAGATAAAATTTCTGAAAACATCGCTTACCAATACGCAGCCGTTCGTAATGTGCTTTACCGCAAAGGCTATGTAACTGAAATCTTGGCTAACTATGAACCATCACTTCAATACTTCGGTGAATGGTGGAAGCAATTGGCTGGTGAATCAGAAGGTAAAGACCAAAAAGGCATTTACCCAACTTCTGCTAACTTCTCAACAGACCTTCACTCATTGGGACAATTCATCCAAGAAGGTTACCGTAATCTCTTTGAAACTGTTATTCGCGTTGATAAACCACGCAAAAACGTTCTTATCCCTGAAATGGCTGAAGATCTTGATGGACTCGGTTACCTCCAAGGTAAAGACGTTGACTTTGTTAACAAAAAAGCAACTGATGGCGTTCTTCTTGCCCACACCGATGGTGGCGTACCAAACATGTTTGTGACTCTTCCAGAACAAAATGAATTTACACTTGGATATGCTATTTACTTCTTCGAATTAGCTATCGGTCTTTCTGGTTACCTCAACAGCGTTAACCCATTTGACCAACCAGGTGTTGAAGCCTACAAGAAAAACATGTTTGCACTTCTCGGCAAACCAGGATTTGAAGACCTCGGCGCAGAACTCAACGCTCGTTTGTAA
- a CDS encoding BglG family transcription antiterminator — MAIIKRWYKILNFLVSQTQVSLQEMKKELNVSQKTLLSSIEQLNAVLDDDIRIKNEHNQLSLQVFDYNRLEEILSGSLKKESDFNSSSKRISYIIKKLMQHPEPTLIDDLAAEINVSRTTINKDLRKVKELAKHYQVDIFGTPNRGISINGDEMQLRLFYCYNVYPYFDTTILKTDTKHFLSELYERYQLPRKTQDLLSKVIAISLMRIKSSSFLEGIIPYFNNQLKQSNILEELVYHIEITYQISLNQIERDFLSFPLHLQYIATLNYQEIPSDLISTIFQQMMERINDSFDLEINTEKLFRDLHTHLKFLLNRLRFYCQTSDLFQGEIKNKYPLAYQLARKAGTVLEELFQNELESSEISYLALYFEMELREANTVHLTQKRQIAVVCTTGRGTATMINHQLRRVLGNEIVIDQYSEENFKPNQAEHYSAIFTTIPLKFQHISTPVIQITNLFNDQWLRNQWEQVNQWEQKSFQSTQFQFIRLSPKEYYFDYLIEMADKLVKETPIDSTFTHKIITREKKQSTIFGNNIAFPHATHSKQQIILMVGVLEETYITSSESVDFIFMLAIPEKSTQKIETELLALYDDIFRIANDTELKSNLKQIETDEDFSIFIQNKGVLR, encoded by the coding sequence TTGGCAATTATAAAACGTTGGTATAAAATACTGAACTTTTTGGTGAGTCAAACTCAAGTCTCTCTACAAGAGATGAAAAAAGAATTAAATGTCAGTCAAAAAACATTACTAAGCAGTATCGAACAATTAAATGCTGTTTTGGACGACGATATTCGTATAAAAAATGAGCATAACCAGTTATCTCTACAAGTCTTTGACTACAATCGTCTAGAAGAAATTTTATCAGGAAGTTTGAAGAAAGAAAGTGATTTCAATTCATCCAGTAAAAGAATATCATATATTATCAAAAAACTGATGCAACATCCCGAACCAACTTTAATTGATGATTTAGCAGCAGAAATAAACGTTAGCCGTACAACGATTAATAAAGACCTGAGAAAAGTAAAAGAGTTAGCCAAGCACTATCAGGTGGACATCTTTGGAACCCCTAATCGTGGGATTAGCATCAACGGCGATGAGATGCAACTGCGGTTGTTTTATTGCTACAATGTTTACCCTTACTTTGATACTACAATCTTGAAAACTGATACCAAACACTTTTTATCTGAGCTCTATGAACGTTATCAGCTACCCAGAAAAACGCAAGACCTATTATCAAAAGTGATTGCTATTAGCCTCATGAGAATCAAGTCTAGTTCCTTCTTAGAAGGGATTATTCCCTATTTTAATAACCAACTTAAGCAGAGCAATATCTTAGAGGAGCTTGTCTATCATATCGAAATCACTTACCAGATCTCTCTTAATCAAATAGAACGAGATTTCCTGTCCTTTCCACTACACTTACAATACATTGCAACTTTAAACTATCAAGAGATACCAAGTGATTTAATCAGCACTATCTTTCAACAAATGATGGAACGAATCAATGATAGTTTTGACCTTGAAATTAATACTGAAAAATTATTTCGTGATTTACACACACACCTGAAATTTTTGCTGAATAGACTTCGATTCTATTGCCAAACTTCAGATCTTTTTCAAGGAGAAATCAAAAATAAATATCCTCTAGCTTATCAATTAGCCCGTAAAGCAGGAACTGTTCTGGAAGAACTTTTTCAAAATGAACTAGAAAGCTCAGAGATTAGTTATCTAGCGCTATACTTTGAAATGGAACTACGCGAGGCTAATACTGTCCACTTGACACAGAAAAGACAAATAGCTGTTGTTTGTACTACTGGTCGGGGGACTGCTACTATGATTAATCATCAACTAAGACGCGTTCTTGGAAACGAAATTGTCATTGATCAATATTCAGAAGAGAATTTCAAGCCTAATCAAGCTGAACATTACTCTGCTATTTTTACCACTATTCCCTTAAAATTTCAGCACATTAGTACACCTGTTATTCAGATCACGAATCTCTTTAACGACCAATGGTTAAGAAATCAATGGGAACAAGTTAATCAGTGGGAACAAAAGAGTTTCCAATCAACTCAGTTCCAATTTATACGTTTAAGTCCAAAAGAATATTATTTTGATTATCTCATTGAGATGGCAGATAAGCTGGTTAAAGAGACCCCTATCGATTCAACATTCACTCATAAAATCATTACTAGAGAAAAAAAGCAGTCAACCATCTTTGGAAATAATATTGCATTCCCTCATGCTACACATTCGAAACAACAAATAATACTTATGGTAGGGGTTCTCGAGGAAACTTACATCACTTCCTCAGAATCTGTAGACTTCATTTTTATGCTAGCCATTCCAGAAAAATCAACACAAAAAATAGAGACAGAATTGTTAGCACTCTATGATGATATTTTCAGAATTGCCAATGATACTGAATTAAAATCAAATCTAAAACAGATTGAAACTGACGAAGATTTTTCAATATTTATCCAGAATAAAGGAGTACTGAGATGA
- a CDS encoding methyltransferase domain-containing protein: MSHPLKSLAPLFTCPVCLAAMDYQPKRLVCTKGHSFDIAKQHYINLILNNKPDKHYDKLSFARRHDILEAGFYDPILKAIAKEISNDDKTKVILDVACGEGYYARQLAQNKKNHIIAFDLSKQSIRLAAQKDTEKRVTWFVGDLAKLPLADSSVDVILDIYSPANYQEFKRVLKPGGKLIKVVTASEHVSELRQAAFEQLRNKTYSNAKILHHFSQAFPNYHKSHLTTTHPATQKELLTFAQMTPLFFHVNLDKIDWQDLNEITIAADMLIAETES; the protein is encoded by the coding sequence ATGTCTCACCCCTTAAAATCATTAGCCCCTCTTTTTACCTGTCCTGTCTGTCTCGCTGCTATGGACTATCAACCCAAACGATTAGTCTGCACAAAGGGACACTCATTTGACATTGCCAAACAACATTATATTAATCTAATCCTCAACAACAAACCCGATAAACATTATGACAAACTCTCTTTTGCGCGACGTCATGACATTCTAGAAGCAGGTTTTTATGACCCTATTTTAAAGGCCATTGCCAAAGAAATTAGTAACGATGACAAAACGAAGGTGATCCTCGATGTGGCTTGCGGGGAAGGATACTACGCACGTCAACTCGCTCAAAATAAGAAAAATCATATCATCGCTTTCGACCTATCAAAACAATCCATTCGACTGGCTGCCCAAAAAGATACTGAAAAACGTGTGACCTGGTTTGTGGGGGATTTAGCCAAACTTCCTCTGGCCGATAGCAGCGTTGATGTTATTCTTGACATCTACTCCCCTGCTAACTATCAAGAATTTAAGCGTGTCTTAAAGCCTGGTGGCAAACTGATTAAAGTGGTGACAGCAAGTGAACACGTTTCGGAACTCCGCCAAGCTGCTTTTGAACAATTAAGAAATAAAACCTACTCAAATGCTAAGATTCTCCATCATTTTAGCCAGGCATTTCCAAATTATCACAAAAGCCATCTCACAACAACCCATCCTGCCACTCAAAAAGAGCTGCTGACGTTTGCTCAGATGACACCATTATTTTTCCATGTTAACTTGGATAAGATTGATTGGCAAGATCTAAATGAAATCACTATTGCAGCAGATATGTTAATCGCTGAAACAGAAAGCTAA
- a CDS encoding transcriptional regulator GutM yields the protein MSPVIVLTITIAMAYIFQIFLGIKQIKHFNTVYAALLRKGRVAIGRRSGKFKSGTVVMFAINKDGIILDAKKIQGVTVGARFKSMPQYLDQDLHYLDHYNPLVRKENKLTQIAIEDARNVFLTIEAGTYKEAPKHIPMIDWGLQVKTLLSYVKLNKKSL from the coding sequence ATGAGTCCAGTAATTGTTCTAACCATTACTATTGCAATGGCATATATCTTTCAAATTTTTCTTGGAATAAAACAGATTAAACATTTCAATACCGTTTATGCCGCATTACTACGAAAAGGACGTGTTGCCATCGGACGGCGCTCGGGAAAATTTAAGTCTGGAACGGTTGTAATGTTTGCTATAAATAAAGATGGCATTATTTTGGACGCTAAAAAAATTCAAGGAGTGACTGTTGGGGCACGCTTTAAAAGTATGCCTCAATACTTGGATCAAGACTTACACTACCTTGACCACTATAACCCACTTGTTCGCAAGGAAAATAAATTAACACAAATTGCTATTGAAGATGCTAGAAACGTCTTCCTCACTATTGAAGCCGGAACTTATAAAGAAGCGCCTAAACACATTCCAATGATTGATTGGGGATTACAGGTAAAAACATTATTATCATACGTTAAACTTAATAAAAAATCATTATAA
- a CDS encoding YhgE/Pip domain-containing protein yields the protein MTFKKIILNKLMLIAMVIAVVYQVAMIGIYIGGYKYTADRPENSKIIYVNQDGDKGKDIVKSMKNALDFASQDEQSLTKAKAILRNHKAALVINIPENYTEDMAQGKAVKLNYFYNSAGDTISKQTGTTVANQLTNKLNLAVSSQKMQAILVKSMMEVSKPQIEADIKKAVGTDPTKLDSIQKTVTAKYQERFTQMAKNAVNLNSVSENSKDINPKPTSQMNLIMTPMIAPVSSYIGAMISSIILYSFVFKKAIRSNVSHKWLGWLALEVDYLLISLAVGGAGALMLAWINHFNQEVTFKLLGILTLNTFVSFQLILAIYMLLGAVAFLVTLPLTLAQVVTAGTMIPEYLMAPALKAIRPYLPVSSSWQLIQNIIFKTSTDTDPLMSLMMIAGVTMVISLIILPIRYHKNADPRPDIDVLSLL from the coding sequence ATGACTTTTAAAAAAATCATCCTTAATAAGCTCATGTTAATAGCAATGGTGATTGCAGTGGTTTATCAAGTGGCCATGATAGGTATCTACATTGGCGGCTACAAATACACAGCTGACCGTCCTGAAAATAGCAAGATTATCTACGTTAATCAGGACGGTGACAAGGGTAAAGATATTGTCAAATCCATGAAAAATGCCTTGGATTTTGCCAGTCAAGACGAACAGAGCTTAACAAAAGCCAAAGCCATCCTTCGCAACCATAAGGCTGCTTTGGTCATCAATATCCCTGAAAATTACACTGAAGATATGGCCCAAGGTAAGGCGGTCAAGCTCAATTACTTCTATAACAGTGCTGGTGATACCATCAGTAAACAAACAGGAACAACGGTTGCTAACCAATTGACAAACAAACTCAACTTAGCCGTATCTAGTCAAAAAATGCAGGCTATCCTCGTTAAATCAATGATGGAAGTGTCTAAACCTCAAATCGAAGCCGATATCAAAAAAGCTGTTGGTACGGACCCAACTAAACTAGACTCTATTCAAAAAACGGTTACAGCTAAATACCAGGAACGGTTCACGCAAATGGCTAAAAATGCCGTTAACCTCAATAGCGTTTCTGAAAATAGCAAGGATATTAATCCTAAACCAACCTCTCAAATGAACCTCATTATGACACCAATGATTGCTCCTGTATCCAGTTATATCGGTGCTATGATTTCATCCATCATCCTTTATAGTTTTGTCTTTAAAAAGGCAATCCGTTCTAATGTTTCTCACAAATGGCTTGGTTGGCTTGCTCTTGAAGTTGATTATCTCTTGATTTCATTGGCTGTTGGCGGAGCTGGTGCTCTCATGCTGGCTTGGATTAATCATTTTAATCAGGAAGTCACCTTTAAACTCCTTGGTATTCTAACCCTCAATACCTTTGTTAGCTTCCAACTAATCTTAGCTATTTATATGCTTCTGGGCGCAGTCGCTTTTCTTGTCACCCTACCTTTAACATTAGCCCAAGTAGTGACTGCAGGTACTATGATTCCAGAATACCTCATGGCACCTGCGCTAAAAGCTATCCGCCCATACCTTCCTGTCTCGTCATCATGGCAATTGATTCAAAATATTATCTTTAAAACAAGTACAGATACTGACCCACTGATGTCATTAATGATGATAGCTGGTGTGACAATGGTTATCTCCCTAATTATCTTACCAATCCGTTATCATAAAAATGCAGACCCTCGACCAGACATCGATGTGCTAAGCTTGCTATAA